The sequence GTAAGAGGATTGCACGAGATATAGCAAAACACTACGAAACAAGGGAAGTGGATGAAGATGATAAGGGGGTTCAGGAAATAGAGTTTAAGGCAAAGCGGGTTTATAACACTGTGGATTTTGACAGGTTGAAAAACGATCTTAAGGAAATTATGCTTTTAAATGTCGGTATAATTCGAAATGAAGATGATTTAAAAAAGGCTTTGAATTTTGTAAAGGGGAATATGGAGTTATTAGATAAAACTATTTTGGATGAAGTAGGTAAGATGGAAACTGCTAATATGTACCTGGTCGCCAGCTATATAATTGAGGGAGCCCTGAAAAACAAAAAAAGTGCTGGCAGCCATTATATCCAAAGTAAAGTATTATAGATATGTGGGGTGATTTTATGCTAAATTGGTTGGTAGTTGATGATTTGATACAGAACGCCCTTATAGAGGATATAGGTTTCGGCGATGTTACCACAGATTGCCTGATACCCAAGGAGCAGATTTCGGCAGGGAGATTTATCGCAAAGGAAGAAGGCATACTGGCCGGTATTGACGTGGCAAAAAGGGTGTTTGAATTATTGGACCAGGATATTTCTTTTAGAAAAAATTATCATGATGGTGATATATTAAACAAAGGTGATATAATTGCAGAAATCGAAGGTCACACTGCCGCTATTTTAAAAGGCGAAAGGGTGGCGTTGAATATATTACAGAGGATGTGTGGCATTGCCACCAAGACATATAGGGTTTGCTCACTTGTAAGGGATTACAATGTTAAAATTGTGGATACGAGAAAGACATTACCTGGCTTTAGGATGCTGGATAAATACGCCGTATTAGTAGGCGGAGGACACAATCACAGAATAAATCTCTCGGACCTTGTATTAATAAAAGACAACCACATAAAAGCCGTAGGCAGCATAAAAGATGCTGTGATGTTAGCGAAAGAGAAGGCGCCGTTTACAGTGAAAATAGAGGTAGAAGTGGAATCACTGGAGCAGCTGGAAGAAGCCATTGAAGCACGCGCTGATATAATAATGCTTGATAATATGGATGTGGAAACCATGCGAAAAGCTGTTGTGATTACGGATAAAAGGGCGTTGCTGGAGGCATCCGGAAATATCACAGAGGATAATGTAAGGGAAATAGCGTCGACAGGTGTTGATATAATATCCATGGGTAGTTTGACCCATTCTGTTAAAGCTCTTGATATTAGTTTGAGATTATTGTAAAGTGTTCACAGATGGCATTTATATTTCTTGACTTTTAATGTACAGTGCATTATAATATCCTTTATAAACAAAAATGTAATAAGCACTGCGTAAATGCGGTGCTTATTTGCATAAAGACATAAATTTTATTACGGAGGCATAGAATAAAAAAAGTATTTTACAAAGAGGGGAGATAAATGGCAAAGCAGACGATTTTAACATATGAAGGTTTGAAAAAGTTAGAAGAGGAATTAGAATACCTCAAAACTGTGAAAAGGCAGGAAGTGGCTGAAAGGATAAAACAAGCCAGGGCCTTTGGTGATCTCAGCGAAAATTCAGAATACGATGAGGCAAAAAATGAACAAGCCTTTGTAGAAGGCAGGATTGCCACACTGGAGGCTATGCTTAGAAATGCTAAGGTCATCGATGAAGAGGATATAACATTGGACAGAGTTAGCATTGGATGCACTGTAAAGGTATATGACGAAGACCTTGAAGAGGAAGTAGAATATACTATCGTGGGTTCCGCTGAAGCCGATCCGTCGAATATGAAGATTTCTGATGAGTCGCCTGTGGGCAAGGCTTTGTTGGGGCATCACGTAGGTGATGTAGTCGACGTAGAAGTTCCTGACGGGATTATTAAAATGAAAATTCTTGAAATCAGAAGATAATTATGCGTTGGATGGAGGAATTTACTGATGGAGCAGGAGATGAACTTAAATGAATTACAGCAGATAAGAAGACAAAAACTACAGCAGTTGTGTGAAACTGCTTATAATCCTTACGAAGTATTGCGCTTTGAGAGGACTAACTATTCGACGGATATTTTAAACAATTTTGAGTCCATGGAAGGCAAAGAAGTTGCTGTTGCAGGTAGGATT comes from Caldanaerobius fijiensis DSM 17918 and encodes:
- the nadC gene encoding carboxylating nicotinate-nucleotide diphosphorylase; this translates as MLNWLVVDDLIQNALIEDIGFGDVTTDCLIPKEQISAGRFIAKEEGILAGIDVAKRVFELLDQDISFRKNYHDGDILNKGDIIAEIEGHTAAILKGERVALNILQRMCGIATKTYRVCSLVRDYNVKIVDTRKTLPGFRMLDKYAVLVGGGHNHRINLSDLVLIKDNHIKAVGSIKDAVMLAKEKAPFTVKIEVEVESLEQLEEAIEARADIIMLDNMDVETMRKAVVITDKRALLEASGNITEDNVREIASTGVDIISMGSLTHSVKALDISLRLL
- the greA gene encoding transcription elongation factor GreA — encoded protein: MAKQTILTYEGLKKLEEELEYLKTVKRQEVAERIKQARAFGDLSENSEYDEAKNEQAFVEGRIATLEAMLRNAKVIDEEDITLDRVSIGCTVKVYDEDLEEEVEYTIVGSAEADPSNMKISDESPVGKALLGHHVGDVVDVEVPDGIIKMKILEIRR